One genomic segment of Sphingomonas sp. JUb134 includes these proteins:
- a CDS encoding Gfo/Idh/MocA family protein gives MIVAEQGNGLTRRDWLGGAAATAGLLAIPGQAAARRLRPSDRVNVAVIGAGGMGAQNMAKLTSQNIVALADVDFDHVAKSFVDNKGVARPEMQPLKAAYDRAARFADYRRMFDARKDIDAVVIATPDHHHAIAAKQAMERGLHVYVQKPLTYTVREGRTLLEVARRNPKLVTQMGNQGHSGDDGRRVVEWIRAGVIGRVREVHVWTNRPLWPQGEARPAAVTAPSSLDWNLWLGPAPVDWGYHPDYAHFNWRGWVPFGVGSLGDMGAHLVDFPVWALEPGLPTRIETRHSRWGGDTDIWDGKPPADLGSYPLANITTYQFGRAKGGPLTMTWYDGGLMPPTPTAMPLTARMNPDGGVLYVGDRGMLMHETYGEKPVLIGDGVAERAAAVPMSLPRILGGRDGHEMNWIRAIRGEEAISSPFSVAVPLTETMLLGMVALRADQPIEYDGDRITNVAEANQFLDREYRKGWAL, from the coding sequence ATGATCGTGGCGGAACAGGGAAATGGCCTGACGCGGCGGGACTGGCTCGGCGGCGCTGCCGCGACAGCAGGCTTGCTTGCGATACCGGGACAGGCGGCGGCGCGTCGTCTCCGGCCGAGCGACCGGGTGAATGTCGCGGTGATCGGCGCCGGCGGCATGGGCGCGCAGAACATGGCCAAGCTCACCAGCCAGAACATCGTGGCGCTGGCCGACGTGGACTTCGATCACGTTGCCAAAAGCTTCGTCGACAACAAGGGTGTTGCCCGGCCCGAGATGCAGCCCCTGAAGGCGGCCTATGACCGCGCCGCCCGGTTCGCCGACTACCGGCGCATGTTCGACGCCCGCAAGGACATCGACGCGGTGGTGATCGCGACGCCGGACCACCACCATGCCATCGCCGCGAAGCAAGCGATGGAGCGCGGCCTTCATGTCTATGTGCAAAAGCCGCTGACCTATACGGTGCGAGAGGGGCGCACGCTGCTGGAGGTCGCCCGGCGCAATCCCAAGCTCGTGACCCAGATGGGCAACCAGGGCCATTCCGGCGACGACGGCCGTCGTGTGGTCGAGTGGATCCGTGCGGGTGTGATCGGCCGAGTGCGCGAGGTGCATGTCTGGACCAATCGCCCGCTGTGGCCGCAGGGAGAGGCCCGTCCCGCCGCCGTCACCGCGCCCTCCAGCCTGGATTGGAACCTCTGGCTCGGGCCGGCGCCGGTGGATTGGGGCTATCACCCCGATTACGCGCATTTCAACTGGCGCGGCTGGGTACCGTTCGGCGTCGGCTCACTCGGCGACATGGGCGCGCACCTCGTCGACTTCCCGGTCTGGGCGCTGGAGCCGGGGCTTCCTACCCGCATCGAGACGCGCCACAGCCGGTGGGGAGGCGACACCGATATCTGGGACGGCAAACCACCCGCCGATCTCGGCAGCTATCCGCTCGCCAACATCACGACCTACCAGTTCGGGCGGGCGAAGGGCGGGCCGCTCACGATGACGTGGTACGACGGCGGGCTGATGCCGCCGACGCCCACGGCCATGCCGCTTACTGCCCGCATGAACCCGGACGGCGGCGTGCTCTATGTCGGGGACCGCGGCATGCTGATGCACGAGACCTACGGGGAGAAGCCCGTGCTGATCGGCGATGGCGTGGCCGAGCGCGCGGCCGCGGTGCCGATGTCGCTGCCCCGGATCCTGGGTGGGCGCGACGGGCACGAGATGAACTGGATCCGGGCGATCCGGGGCGAAGAGGCGATCTCCTCGCCCTTCTCGGTGGCCGTGCCGCTCACGGAAACGATGCTGCTCGGCATGGTGGCGCTGCGCGCCGACCAGCCGATCGAATATGATGGCGACCGCATCACCAACGTCGCCGAGGCCAACCAATTTCTGGATCGGGAGTATCGCAAGGGATGGGCACTATGA
- a CDS encoding tryptophan halogenase family protein, with translation MNPIRSIVIVGGGTAGWMAAAFLARQLDHLRVSITVVESSAIGTVGVGEATVPAIGDFFAAVGLSDAEVLRETEGTIKYGIRFDGWKAPGHRFFHPFGLYGTPARGVAFHHYWLKLRQAGDPTPLGAYSLATQLAEQGRFLAPAQKPANDLGVFDFAVHFDASKFATLLRHRAVAAGVVHLDGRIDRVERDGETGHVAAVLLEDGRRIGGDLWIDCSGFRSLLLGEALEVPYVDWRRWLPVDRAIAIPCRPRDAAQEPFTVATARRAGWQWRIPLRHRIGNGHVYCSDFLDDGSAETMLLEQLEGEPLGQPNRLRFTTGHRARFWERNVVGLGLASGFLEPLESTSISLIQTGLERLVRFLPDRACDPRLAAIYNYQSVLEFERLRDFLLLHYWANGRHGEPFWDRMRAMPPTEGLQLKLDTWRASGEFVRREWETFQDPSWLSLYAGFEDLPEHSSPLADRFSIAELTDTFARMRAAIAATVAQAEPHAAFLARTVGGDGGGRAAAR, from the coding sequence ATGAACCCGATCCGCAGCATCGTGATCGTGGGCGGCGGCACGGCCGGCTGGATGGCGGCTGCCTTTCTCGCGCGCCAACTCGATCACCTGCGGGTCTCGATCACGGTGGTCGAAAGCTCTGCGATCGGTACGGTGGGCGTCGGCGAGGCGACGGTGCCCGCGATCGGCGACTTCTTCGCGGCTGTGGGTCTCAGCGATGCCGAGGTGCTGCGCGAGACCGAAGGCACGATCAAATACGGCATCCGCTTCGACGGGTGGAAGGCGCCCGGCCACCGCTTCTTTCATCCCTTCGGCCTCTACGGCACGCCTGCGCGCGGCGTCGCCTTCCACCATTACTGGCTGAAATTGCGGCAGGCGGGTGACCCGACCCCGCTTGGCGCCTATTCGCTCGCGACCCAGCTGGCTGAACAGGGCCGCTTCCTGGCACCTGCGCAAAAGCCTGCGAACGACCTCGGCGTCTTCGACTTCGCGGTGCACTTCGATGCAAGCAAGTTCGCCACGTTGCTGCGCCACCGTGCGGTCGCGGCCGGTGTCGTTCACCTCGATGGACGCATCGACCGCGTCGAGCGGGATGGCGAAACCGGCCATGTCGCCGCGGTCCTGCTGGAGGATGGGCGACGGATCGGGGGGGATCTCTGGATCGATTGCTCGGGCTTTCGCAGCCTGTTGCTGGGGGAGGCGCTGGAGGTCCCCTATGTCGACTGGCGCCGCTGGCTGCCGGTCGACCGCGCGATTGCCATTCCCTGCCGCCCGCGGGATGCCGCGCAAGAGCCATTCACCGTCGCCACCGCGCGCCGCGCCGGCTGGCAGTGGCGCATCCCGCTACGCCACCGCATCGGCAACGGACATGTCTATTGCTCGGACTTCCTCGACGATGGGTCCGCGGAAACGATGCTGCTGGAGCAGTTGGAGGGAGAACCGCTGGGACAGCCGAACCGCCTACGCTTCACCACCGGACATCGGGCACGCTTCTGGGAGCGCAATGTCGTCGGACTGGGGCTCGCCTCGGGCTTCCTTGAGCCGCTGGAATCGACCAGCATTTCGCTGATCCAGACGGGCCTGGAGCGGCTGGTGCGCTTCCTTCCGGACCGCGCCTGTGATCCCCGCCTGGCTGCGATCTACAACTATCAATCCGTGCTGGAGTTCGAGCGGCTCCGCGACTTCCTGCTGCTGCATTATTGGGCGAACGGTCGCCACGGCGAGCCGTTCTGGGACCGAATGCGGGCGATGCCGCCGACCGAGGGGCTGCAGCTCAAGCTCGATACCTGGCGCGCGAGTGGCGAGTTCGTCCGTCGCGAGTGGGAGACCTTTCAAGACCCCAGCTGGCTGAGCCTCTACGCCGGGTTCGAGGATCTGCCCGAGCATTCGTCACCGCTGGCTGACCGGTTCAGCATCGCCGAGCTCACCGACACCTTCGCGCGGATGCGCGCGGCGATCGCCGCAACGGTAGCACAGGCCGAACCGCACGCCGCCTTTCTGGCCCGGACGGTCGGTGGTGATGGCGGAGGGCGCGCAGCCGCCCGCTAA
- a CDS encoding cupin domain-containing protein: protein MQLFKTSSSQAHHASVRSLLRRSAYAALLLITATPAAAQSGDPTSFASAADVAAQVEDMGRAMKPGQGFSSRPLVRDDKTIAALEYWKAPGRPAVHPEDAEYALVVAGAGTMISGGTLEEAKVTQPGLTEGSRIIGGTTRNLVPGDVILIPAGVPHWFGITGDRLVLLGTKLPRPEAR from the coding sequence ATGCAGCTTTTCAAAACGTCGTCGTCGCAAGCGCACCACGCGTCCGTGCGCTCTCTGCTGCGGCGGAGCGCCTACGCAGCACTGCTGCTCATCACAGCGACACCGGCCGCGGCGCAGAGCGGTGATCCCACCAGCTTTGCGAGCGCGGCGGACGTAGCGGCGCAGGTGGAGGACATGGGCCGCGCGATGAAGCCGGGGCAAGGCTTCTCCAGCCGGCCGCTGGTGCGTGACGACAAGACGATAGCGGCGCTCGAATATTGGAAGGCGCCGGGCCGTCCCGCCGTCCATCCGGAGGACGCCGAATACGCGCTGGTCGTGGCCGGCGCCGGCACGATGATCTCCGGGGGAACGCTCGAGGAGGCAAAGGTCACCCAACCCGGGCTGACCGAAGGAAGTCGCATCATCGGCGGCACGACACGCAATCTGGTGCCGGGCGACGTCATCCTGATCCCGGCCGGCGTTCCGCACTGGTTCGGGATTACCGGCGATCGGCTGGTGCTGCTGGGCACAAAGCTGCCGCGGCCGGAGGCACGCTGA
- a CDS encoding cation:proton antiporter domain-containing protein — MHLFEGLDAILLAALLLLVVARKLNVPYPTLLAAAGIGFALLPFAPDIDLDPALAMALFIAPALLHAAYHTSLRGLRRFWFPLLSLAVFAVLVTTAAVTFVGVAVAGLPLAAAFALGAIVAPPDAAAAEAVLSEVGIPHRGLLLLQGESLLNDATALLLFGLAVALATNTDTATTPLVLAAAAPGGILFGLAAAWLYLRIVPLFSGTLGSSLADFAVTFAIWLLAERLHLSAVLAVVAFGLLVAQRRPLGQSARDRIQSRAVWSAGVLVLNVVAFMIMGLQSRDVLLRLDSAERLPAIVFSLIVLATVLGARLAWVLLVRAFEGLISRHHAPAWLPKPPPWRAALILGWSGMRGLVTLATAFALPAAMPGRDLIVLAAFTVVIGTLVVQGLTLGPLIRWLDIGEDAGLATKLGTARRRIIDAGVAVLAGDESDAARALRVRYGAAGAVAAHAEDPQAPSDFDTLHLKVVEHQRTALNEMRQNGDIAEDIYRRLLEELDWSEVEARSFSDNVLRSA, encoded by the coding sequence GTGCATTTATTCGAAGGCCTGGACGCAATCCTCCTGGCGGCACTTCTGCTGCTGGTCGTCGCACGCAAGCTCAACGTCCCCTATCCGACGTTGCTGGCGGCGGCCGGCATCGGCTTCGCGCTGCTTCCCTTTGCACCCGACATCGACCTCGATCCGGCCCTCGCGATGGCGCTGTTCATCGCACCCGCACTGCTTCACGCAGCCTATCACACGAGTTTGCGGGGCCTGCGCCGCTTCTGGTTTCCGCTTCTGTCGCTGGCGGTGTTCGCCGTGCTGGTGACCACGGCCGCCGTCACGTTCGTCGGCGTCGCCGTGGCCGGGCTTCCGCTTGCCGCAGCATTCGCGCTCGGCGCGATCGTCGCACCGCCCGATGCCGCGGCGGCAGAGGCCGTGCTGTCCGAAGTGGGCATCCCGCACCGCGGCCTGCTGCTGCTGCAAGGAGAAAGCCTGCTCAACGACGCGACCGCCCTTCTCTTGTTCGGGCTGGCGGTTGCACTCGCAACGAACACCGACACGGCGACGACTCCGCTTGTCCTCGCCGCAGCAGCGCCCGGCGGCATCCTGTTCGGCTTGGCGGCGGCCTGGCTGTACCTGCGGATCGTCCCGCTCTTTTCCGGGACGCTCGGCTCGAGCCTCGCCGATTTCGCCGTCACCTTCGCGATCTGGTTGCTCGCGGAGCGGCTCCATCTTTCCGCCGTGCTGGCGGTGGTCGCATTCGGCCTGCTGGTGGCGCAGCGGCGTCCCCTCGGCCAGTCTGCCCGCGATCGGATCCAGAGCCGGGCGGTCTGGTCTGCGGGCGTGCTGGTCCTCAACGTGGTCGCCTTCATGATCATGGGGCTGCAGTCCCGCGACGTGCTCCTGCGGCTGGACAGCGCCGAGCGGCTTCCCGCGATCGTGTTTTCCCTGATCGTGCTGGCGACCGTGCTGGGTGCGCGGCTCGCCTGGGTGTTGCTGGTGCGCGCGTTCGAAGGCTTGATCTCGCGCCATCATGCACCCGCCTGGCTTCCCAAGCCGCCGCCCTGGCGTGCCGCGCTGATCCTCGGCTGGTCAGGAATGCGCGGGCTGGTGACCCTTGCCACCGCCTTTGCGCTCCCGGCAGCCATGCCGGGACGCGACCTGATCGTGCTCGCGGCATTCACCGTCGTCATCGGCACCCTCGTCGTCCAGGGGCTGACGCTGGGGCCGCTGATCCGATGGCTCGACATCGGCGAGGACGCCGGATTGGCGACGAAGCTCGGTACCGCACGACGGCGGATCATCGACGCTGGCGTCGCGGTGCTCGCCGGCGACGAGAGCGATGCTGCCAGGGCGCTTCGCGTCCGCTACGGCGCCGCGGGGGCAGTCGCCGCGCATGCCGAGGATCCGCAAGCGCCCTCCGACTTCGACACGCTGCACCTCAAGGTCGTCGAGCATCAGCGCACCGCGCTCAACGAGATGCGGCAGAACGGGGACATCGCAGAGGATATCTACCGTCGCCTGCTGGAGGAACTCGACTGGTCTGAGGTCGAAGCGCGCTCCTTTTCCGACAACGTGCTGCGCTCCGCCTGA
- a CDS encoding 3-keto-disaccharide hydrolase, producing MIAAIAASVTLLGAAMGTAAVTGQSGPRPEDTEVWQPVPPVVTPEPATQTPAPSDALVLFDGKNLRQWVSTKDKSPARWTVADGVLTVRKGTGNIETKQRFRNYQLHLEWRIPANITGEGQARGNSGLFLASTGDGDAGYELQIMDSFRNKTYVNGQAGSIYKQFAPLANPVRAPGEWQSYDVIWTAPVFAADGSVSSPAYVTAFLNGVLVQDHVALKGETAYIGAPAYKAHGPAPIKLQDHGDPSPPISFRSIWIRELK from the coding sequence ATGATCGCAGCAATCGCCGCCAGTGTAACCCTGCTGGGGGCCGCGATGGGCACGGCCGCCGTGACGGGCCAGTCCGGGCCGCGCCCGGAGGATACCGAGGTCTGGCAACCCGTCCCTCCGGTCGTCACGCCCGAACCCGCGACGCAGACGCCGGCTCCCTCCGACGCATTGGTGCTGTTCGACGGGAAGAACCTCAGGCAGTGGGTCTCCACCAAGGACAAGTCCCCCGCGCGCTGGACAGTGGCCGATGGCGTGCTGACGGTGCGCAAGGGGACCGGCAACATCGAGACGAAGCAGCGTTTCCGCAATTACCAACTCCACCTCGAATGGCGCATCCCGGCCAACATCACGGGAGAGGGGCAGGCGCGGGGCAACAGTGGCCTGTTCCTGGCGTCGACCGGCGACGGCGACGCCGGATACGAGCTTCAGATCATGGATAGCTTCCGCAACAAGACCTATGTCAACGGTCAGGCCGGCAGCATCTACAAGCAGTTCGCGCCGCTCGCGAATCCGGTGCGCGCGCCGGGCGAATGGCAGAGCTACGACGTGATCTGGACCGCCCCGGTGTTCGCTGCGGACGGCTCGGTGTCGAGCCCGGCTTATGTGACCGCCTTCCTGAACGGGGTTCTGGTCCAGGACCATGTCGCGCTGAAGGGGGAGACGGCCTATATCGGCGCGCCGGCGTACAAGGCGCATGGACCCGCGCCGATCAAGCTGCAGGATCATGGCGATCCGAGCCCGCCGATCAGCTTTCGTTCGATCTGGATCCGCGAATTGAAGTGA
- a CDS encoding TonB-dependent receptor: MLLATSALAFGTFGAWAAQAQDVAQTDPEAIERPQDSVAAPTQSDDDGSEIVVTGIRAAQARAIEVKREADSVVDAISAQDIGKLPDVTIADSLQRIPGVQIRREAGEGGAINIRGLPQVTTLMNGEQFLGANSVTTVQPNFTDIPSQLFSGATVFKSPTASLQQAGLSGTVDLLTRRPFDLKSGLTIAGAAEAQYGDKTEKWNPSANGLISYNSGRFGILVSAAYSDLDLANSFRGIQDYGVTLRNEGGSATNPGDFAVGNYRRDAAGRILYNTTPNTDTNPATSCVVPDPVGTPPAVGGTRCSPLLVSRGTPVRNGAGEIVGFDVNGDGDANDAFITPQAHTAWNRITSRERFGANGSLQFEFSDALRLTADGFYTKQTQYDRTAGFQFQMVDWQSSPFLPTASRDTGAVVGGYNLNTVQSYAYDLPNFDSYAETFRIRSESQNYNVQLDWKPSEQFSATVRGIYGKASRKLDQSYAQFNLTDGYQWAYDGVGNYPGGDIRFNPTGYRAYSQDATVDYTSGKPVFGFSPAFLDQVGDVSRYGLKTISSENNVYQDGDLWALRGDAEWKASDTFRLKFGARYGERSVDQFTFERISPFYAGNTDNPANPAGGCYVKWKAFDVNLGDNACAVRDAAGTPYTAGFTRQGDDPVFAGLMKQYQLPAAGAPTLWVLDPKAMDDSEAFQNSFYPGSVNNVNPADSFGIKLSQISGYAEVAGEGEVFGLPFKANGGVRIVNTRFTVRQNIVGVPQPYGVSGVDAGDLLTKREFTDFLPAFNVAVDLTEGLRLRAAFAKTMTLLDFLQWGGGLNVNYAINTATGLFEARGANARGNPQLEPWRADNAEASLEYYTGQSSLVALGAFYINVDSFIENTTVIRNDIPDNDGVIRRPVPVSTTQQGEGGTLKGIEASARQALADYGVDGFLSGFGVDANYTLSLGDTGRVDLAGHDQPFQDNSKHQINAALWYEKYGFQARIAYNYRSKRLVSSDYGGIPGLAQYQRPTNYLDASISYDVLPYLTLYGQAANLTAETERYYLTFSDQVLFENIYERRFIAGVRARF, translated from the coding sequence GTGTTGTTGGCTACGTCCGCACTTGCGTTCGGCACGTTCGGTGCCTGGGCCGCCCAGGCGCAGGATGTCGCCCAGACCGATCCGGAGGCGATCGAGCGCCCGCAGGACTCGGTCGCGGCACCCACGCAGTCGGACGATGATGGTTCGGAGATCGTCGTCACCGGCATCCGCGCTGCGCAGGCGCGCGCGATTGAGGTGAAGCGTGAGGCGGATAGCGTCGTGGACGCGATCAGTGCCCAGGACATCGGCAAGCTTCCCGACGTCACCATCGCGGACTCGCTGCAGCGAATCCCCGGCGTCCAGATTCGGCGTGAGGCGGGTGAGGGCGGCGCCATCAACATCCGCGGCCTGCCGCAGGTGACGACCCTGATGAACGGCGAGCAGTTCCTGGGTGCCAACTCGGTCACCACGGTGCAGCCGAACTTCACCGACATTCCCTCGCAGCTCTTCTCGGGCGCGACCGTTTTCAAGTCGCCGACCGCCTCGCTCCAGCAGGCGGGCCTTTCGGGCACGGTGGACCTCCTCACCCGGCGTCCGTTCGACCTCAAGAGCGGCCTGACCATCGCCGGCGCGGCGGAGGCGCAGTACGGCGACAAGACGGAGAAGTGGAACCCGTCCGCGAACGGCCTGATCTCCTATAACTCCGGCCGCTTCGGCATCCTGGTATCGGCCGCTTATAGCGACCTGGACCTCGCCAATAGCTTCCGCGGTATCCAAGACTATGGTGTCACGCTGCGCAACGAAGGCGGCAGTGCAACCAACCCGGGCGACTTCGCAGTCGGCAACTATCGGCGCGATGCGGCGGGGCGGATCCTCTACAACACCACCCCGAACACGGACACGAACCCTGCGACCTCCTGCGTCGTGCCGGACCCCGTCGGCACGCCACCCGCCGTCGGCGGCACGCGCTGTTCACCGTTGTTGGTCAGCCGCGGGACGCCGGTGCGCAACGGCGCGGGTGAGATCGTCGGCTTCGACGTGAACGGCGATGGCGACGCGAACGACGCGTTCATCACGCCGCAGGCGCACACCGCCTGGAACCGCATCACCAGCCGCGAGCGCTTCGGCGCGAATGGCTCGCTGCAGTTCGAATTCTCGGACGCGTTGCGGCTGACCGCCGACGGCTTCTACACGAAGCAGACGCAGTACGACCGTACCGCTGGCTTCCAGTTCCAGATGGTCGATTGGCAGTCGTCGCCCTTCCTTCCCACGGCGTCTCGGGACACGGGCGCGGTGGTCGGCGGGTATAACCTGAACACCGTTCAGAGCTATGCCTATGACCTGCCGAACTTCGACAGCTATGCGGAGACGTTCCGTATTCGTTCGGAGTCGCAGAACTACAATGTCCAGCTCGACTGGAAGCCGAGCGAGCAGTTCAGCGCCACGGTCCGCGGCATCTACGGCAAGGCCAGCCGCAAGCTCGACCAGTCCTACGCTCAGTTCAACCTGACGGACGGGTATCAATGGGCATATGACGGCGTCGGTAACTATCCGGGCGGGGACATCCGCTTCAACCCCACCGGCTATCGAGCCTACAGCCAGGATGCGACCGTCGATTATACCAGCGGCAAGCCGGTGTTCGGCTTCTCGCCGGCGTTCTTGGACCAGGTGGGGGATGTCTCGCGCTACGGGCTCAAGACCATCTCCTCGGAAAACAACGTCTACCAGGATGGCGACCTGTGGGCCCTGCGCGGTGATGCCGAGTGGAAGGCGAGCGACACCTTTCGCCTGAAATTCGGTGCGCGCTACGGCGAGCGCAGCGTCGACCAGTTCACCTTCGAGCGCATCTCGCCCTTCTATGCGGGCAACACCGACAACCCCGCGAACCCGGCGGGTGGCTGCTACGTCAAGTGGAAGGCGTTCGACGTCAACTTGGGCGACAATGCTTGTGCGGTCCGCGATGCGGCAGGCACTCCCTATACGGCCGGCTTCACCCGGCAGGGCGACGACCCGGTCTTCGCCGGGTTGATGAAGCAGTATCAACTGCCGGCCGCCGGCGCGCCGACACTGTGGGTGCTGGATCCGAAGGCGATGGACGACTCCGAGGCGTTCCAGAACAGCTTCTATCCCGGCAGCGTCAACAACGTGAATCCGGCGGATTCCTTCGGCATCAAGCTCAGCCAGATCTCCGGCTATGCGGAGGTCGCGGGCGAGGGCGAGGTATTCGGCCTCCCGTTCAAGGCGAACGGCGGCGTCCGCATCGTCAACACCCGCTTCACCGTGCGCCAGAACATCGTCGGCGTGCCCCAGCCCTATGGGGTTTCCGGGGTCGACGCCGGAGATCTGCTCACGAAGCGCGAGTTCACGGATTTCCTGCCGGCCTTCAACGTCGCGGTGGACTTGACCGAGGGACTTCGGCTGCGTGCAGCCTTCGCCAAGACGATGACGCTGCTCGACTTCCTGCAATGGGGCGGCGGCCTCAACGTCAACTATGCCATCAACACCGCCACAGGGCTGTTCGAGGCTCGCGGTGCGAATGCGCGCGGCAACCCGCAGCTGGAGCCGTGGCGCGCCGACAATGCCGAGGCGAGCCTGGAATATTACACCGGGCAGTCGAGCCTGGTCGCCCTCGGCGCCTTCTACATCAACGTCGATAGCTTCATCGAGAATACGACGGTCATCCGGAACGACATCCCCGACAACGACGGCGTGATCCGCCGGCCGGTTCCGGTCAGCACGACGCAGCAGGGCGAAGGCGGCACGCTGAAGGGCATCGAAGCGTCCGCGCGCCAGGCGCTTGCCGACTATGGCGTGGACGGATTCCTCAGCGGCTTCGGCGTGGATGCAAACTACACCCTTTCGCTTGGCGACACGGGGCGCGTGGACCTGGCGGGCCACGACCAGCCGTTCCAGGACAACTCCAAGCATCAGATCAACGCCGCCCTCTGGTACGAGAAATACGGCTTCCAGGCCCGCATCGCGTACAATTACCGCTCCAAGCGGCTGGTCTCGTCCGACTATGGCGGCATCCCGGGACTCGCGCAGTACCAGCGGCCGACCAACTATCTGGACGCGTCGATCTCCTACGACGTGCTGCCGTACCTCACGCTCTACGGTCAGGCGGCCAACCTCACTGCAGAGACGGAGCGTTACTACCTGACCTTCAGCGACCAGGTGCTGTTCGAGAACATCTACGAACGGCGCTTCATCGCCGGGGTGCGTGCGCGCTTCTAA
- the rhaT gene encoding L-rhamnose/proton symporter RhaT — MGANPLLGVLFHWIGGLASASFYVPYKGVKRWSWEIYWLTGGLFSWLLAPWFFAAIQTEDLLGVLSRTPTPTLLWPVFFGMLWGFGGLGYGLVMRYLGLSLGMAVVLGLCTVFGTLIPPIFQGDFQEKLLDTPSGNIILLGLVMTLAGIVVVAMAGARKDAALSPEQKAVAVAEFDFRKGIVVAIFAGIMSACFAFGLAAGEPIKPLSAAAGTGPLWTGLPVLCLVMFGGLVTNALWCAFLILRNRSAGEWRGGGKGAGAPLLRNYLLCAVAGTAWYFQFFFYTMGESQMGRFGFSSWTLHMASIIIFGTLWGFAFREWKDAHPRVRAMVWGGVALLVLATVVIGYGNLLGA, encoded by the coding sequence ATGGGCGCAAATCCGCTGCTGGGCGTGCTGTTCCACTGGATCGGCGGCCTCGCCTCCGCCAGTTTCTACGTTCCCTACAAGGGCGTGAAGCGCTGGAGCTGGGAGATTTACTGGCTGACCGGCGGCCTTTTCTCCTGGCTGCTCGCGCCATGGTTCTTCGCCGCGATCCAGACCGAGGACCTGCTCGGCGTCCTTTCCCGCACGCCTACCCCCACGCTGTTGTGGCCGGTGTTCTTCGGCATGCTGTGGGGCTTCGGCGGCCTCGGCTACGGCCTGGTGATGCGCTACCTCGGGCTGTCGCTCGGCATGGCGGTGGTCCTGGGGCTGTGCACCGTATTCGGCACGCTGATCCCGCCGATCTTCCAGGGCGACTTCCAGGAGAAGCTGCTCGACACGCCATCGGGCAACATCATCCTGTTGGGTCTGGTGATGACGCTTGCCGGGATCGTCGTCGTCGCGATGGCGGGTGCGCGCAAGGACGCCGCGCTCTCGCCAGAGCAAAAAGCAGTTGCCGTCGCCGAGTTCGATTTCCGCAAGGGTATCGTCGTCGCGATCTTCGCGGGGATCATGTCGGCCTGCTTCGCCTTCGGTCTTGCCGCCGGCGAACCGATCAAGCCGCTGTCCGCGGCGGCCGGAACGGGCCCGCTGTGGACCGGCCTGCCGGTGCTGTGCCTTGTCATGTTCGGCGGGCTCGTCACCAACGCTCTCTGGTGCGCGTTCCTGATCCTGCGCAACCGCAGCGCAGGCGAGTGGCGCGGGGGCGGGAAGGGCGCCGGGGCGCCGTTGCTGCGCAACTATCTCCTGTGCGCGGTCGCGGGCACTGCCTGGTATTTCCAGTTCTTCTTCTACACCATGGGCGAAAGCCAGATGGGCCGCTTCGGCTTCTCGTCCTGGACGCTGCACATGGCGAGCATCATCATCTTCGGGACTCTGTGGGGCTTTGCGTTCCGCGAGTGGAAGGACGCACACCCGCGCGTTCGCGCGATGGTGTGGGGTGGCGTCGCCCTGCTGGTACTGGCGACCGTGGTGATCGGCTACGGCAACCTCCTGGGCGCATGA